Part of the Quercus lobata isolate SW786 chromosome 6, ValleyOak3.0 Primary Assembly, whole genome shotgun sequence genome, AAGCAGATGAAACCCAGTTGGCAAGCAATTTCACGTTTAGACATGGATATGATCACACAAATCACAATTCCTATGgtcctctcctctcctctcttaTAATTCAAGACATGACCTTTTTCATTTCTGTTTCCTCCCCCCTTTGACATCAGGACATAAAGAGAGACAATGGGTAGTAGTGGTTGAGATTCTGATGTAATTCgaaaacaaaaggaaagaaaatttggGAAAAGTAAATCAACCATATGATCCACTTTTTCGAAATTTGTTCATGCCCTATTTGTCCGGTCTGAGATTTTGGATTCCaacacttttcagttttcccccacttcattaaaattttctcaaaaaaatcaaccacTTTGACAGtgtaaaaaataaacacaaaagagaaagcgAAGTGATTTACGGAGGTCAAGTCCATTTCCCACCCACCAAACAGCAAGAGAATTTTTGTTATTAGGGCTTTTCAAGTTTTTCAACTCCTACTCCTACTATTCTTCTAGACATCCCAgttttcctctttgttttttcCATCTACATCTACTATAAAAGACAAACACCCCCTCTCCCTTTATTATGTCATTTTTGCATACATGGATCTAGGTTTTTAGTTTcctataccaaaaaaattctCATAGACTCAGATAAATATACAGACaagaaagatatttttttttaattacctgAGACACAAGGCAATGGCGGCGCCTGAGAAACCCAGCAGTAGCTCCAAAGGTCAAGCATGGTTTTGCACCACTGGTTTGCCAAGCGACATTGTTATCGAAGTCGACGACATGACGTTTCATCTccacaaggttttttttttttttttttttcatcaatctctgaattcttttcttctcttctatgCAATATTACATTCTCTCATTCTTGTTGTTGTATGTGATATTTCAGTTTCCTTTGATGTCCAAGAGCCGAAAGCTTCACGAGCTGATAACGGAGCAAGAAACTAACGCTGGTACTGTACAACCGCGAATAACGGAAGAGGAACAAGGAAACAGTGACGGTGACGAAATTGAGGAGATACAGTGTTACTTAACGCTAACGCAATTTCCGGGTGGTTCGGAGACGTTTGAGACGGCGGCGAAGTTCTGTTACGGCGTTAAGATCGACGTGACCTCCTCCAACGTGGCGCCACTCCGTTGCGCCGGCGAGTTTCTTGAAATGACGGAGGAGTACTCCGAGGACAACCTCATTTCCAAGACGGAGAGGTTCTTTTCTCAGTCTGTGCTCAAAAGCCTCAGAGACTCCATCAAAGCTTTGAAGTCCTGCGAGAAGTTAATGCCTATGGCGGAAACCCTAGGGATCACTCAGCGTTGCATCGATTCGATCTCTTCCAGAGCTTCCTCCGCCGATCCAGCGCTGTTCGGTTGGCCGGTGAGCGACGCCATCGACGGAGGAGGTCGGAGTTCGTATACGAAGCAGCAGATCTTGTGGAATGGGATCGATGGCGGCAGCGGCtatgttggtggtggtggacgAAGAAAGAGTGCTGTATCTAGGGCTAGCAATGCGGAGCTGTGGTTTGAGGATTTGGTGCTTCTGAGTTTACCGTTGTTCAAGCGTTTGATCTTCGCGATGAGAGATACAGATCTGAGTCCTGACATTATCGAGAGCTGCTTGATGTTCTACGCAAAGAAATACATTCCAGGAACTTCTAGGTCCAATCGGAAGCCATCAACGTCTTCTTCATCATCGTCAACTACAGCCTCCGAAGCCGAACAGAAGGAACTGTTGGAAACTATAGTAGCCAATCTTCCATTGGAGAAAAGCTCAAGGTCTTCCACAGCGACGAGATTCCTATTCGGATTGTTGAGAACCGCGAATATACTCAACGCTTCTGAAGCTTGCAGAGCTGCGTTGGAGAAGAAGATCGGATTGCAACTCGAGCAAGCCACACTAGATGACCTTTTGATTCCAAGCTATTCGTATCTGAATGAAACTCTCTACGACGTTGATTGCGTTGAGAGGATCTTAAGCCATTTCCTCGATGGATTGCAAGAAACAAACCAAACAGGCGAAGATGGAGACAACGGAGTCAGATCGCCGGCGTTAATGCTGGTTGGAAAATTGATCGACGGTTATTTATCGGAGATCGCCTCCGACGCAAATCTCAAACCAGACAAATTCTATCACCTAGCGATTTTGCTTCCAGATCAGGCTCGACTCTTCGACGACGGTCTTTACAGAGCCGTTGATGTGTACCTCAAGGTACAACTCTAGaaatttttgtacaaaaattgAAGTAGTTTGcgaaatttgaatttgaatttgacttTTGGAACTTTTTTAGGCGCATCCTTGGATATCGGAGTCGGAGCGAGAAAAGATTTGCGGAGTGATGGACTCCCAGAAACTCACACTCGAAGCGTGCACACACGCGGCACAGAACGAGCGTCTTCCGTTACGAGCGGTGGTGCAAGTACTGTTCTTCGAGCAGCTACAGCTCCGCCACGCGATCGCCGGGACTCTACTCGCCGCCGAAACGGCGCCGCTCGAGTCAGGCAGGCCGTCGGCGCTGTCGCAGCTGCGAGAAGAGCAGGAGGGGACGGAAGTGGAGGAGGAAAGCGAGGAGAACAACGCGGGGGTTTTGATGGCGGCGGCGACGGAGGAGAGCGGCACGTGGAGGACTGCGGTGAGGGAGAATCAGGTGCTGCGTCTCGACATGGATAGCATGAGGACGCGGGTGCATCAGCTGGAACGCGAGTGTTCCACAATGAAGAGAGTGATCGAGAAGATTGAAAAAACGGGCCCAGCTGGATGGAAAGGCTCGTTGACTAGGAAATTCGGGTGTAAATTTAAGACCCAAGTTTGTGATTCTCATGAACCAACGGTTGTGGATGCGAGAAAAGGAAGACACCACCATCACCAGCAATAGGGTTTCCGTATCCAATCATGTTCCCACGCCCTGTGACGTGTAATCGCAAATACGgcgtaaaatatatataaaatttgctGAATCCTTGTACATTTTCTGCCACGTAAACTGTGGAAAAAAAGCTCGAATAATTGTGTCTTGCTTTATTGGTGATCCGATTTTTTACCATTAGTTTTTTGTGGATTCATAAAAATTCATCGCTTCTTTTGAGGTGGTATTGTTATGCGTATCACAGACACATGAAAGATATGATTTTGATCAGTGGTAATTGCAGTTTCATGACACGTGGCTGATAGGGCCTTCTATTGGTCCTTTTCTACGTGAACTGGCAAAAATTACTTTGGAGTCGGAACATGGAAGAAGGTGGAGATTATAATTATTACTggcctttttttcttctttgtcatgctattttttatgtgtgattGATTTGACGGAGAAGAAGTAGAGAAAAACAAAGGCACATTGATTCATTCATGTCGTGTTTCATAATTCTTGCCTTGTAATGATCATGAATGTGGGATAGTCCACTGTCTAAGCCTTTTCGTCAAAGAAAGCTTCCTCATAATTTTTAGAGAGGTTGAAAAGGAATATTGGGCCTACCTAACTTTTTCCATCAGAGGCTAGTATTTTCCTCTCTGTTCTCGTTTGGATAAAATACTAAATGGAAAGTTTTAGCCAATTAGTTCGGGGTTGGTGTGATAAAACGACATGCCtatgattatgttttggagTAATTAAGTTTTGGTTTCCTTGGACTAGCTAGCAACGAGTCTCTTTTTGACGATACTGAAAAAAGCAAGACTGTGATGACCAAAAGAAACCGTACATCTAGGTATATAAATCCACGTTCCACACATGCACATGATGGTATAATATGTTTGCACAGGCTGTTCAGGCTTTGGCTGTGTGCTGCCCCATCCATTGACAGAAATTTCCCCCTTTCAAATAGCTTCATCTTGAGTTGTTGATCAGCATAACTATGTGATTTGTTAATTGAGTAAATTCCAAATAATTATCTTGGGGTTTGGGGTAATGCCGAATATATCCAAGATAATTAAAAAGTAACCATTTTAGTCTTTAAACACAAACATCGTTACAAGCTATTTGTTCAAACCAcctaaaacaaaatatgcaCAACATTTTTTCCATTTCTAAGATTGAATGTTTAGAAAGGGTACCCCACACTCATCTGCTCCTGCCAGCCTAAATGCTTTTGTAAATGcaaatgttttctagttttaGTCCATTTTAGTCCAGCTATGGGACCCATTATTGGATAATAATCCAACCAAACTCAATTGAAATGCAAATGGTCTAGCAAATCATGTGTGATGAATTAGTTAGATATATACACAAGTGCAGTCTCTAATACATCTTGACGCATATCCATATAGAATACCAATTCCTATCAACATCGTGAATGATCGATGTTGTTGGATGTTGTTGGACCATGATGGACAAGCAAAGAAAACAGAGTTGATGTTGCTGCCATTAATATCTATAAAAcatagtttgaaaaaaataaaaaataaaaaataactcagATACAAAGTGGCCTTGAACACACTAGGTTTCTCggcataaattaaaattaaaaaggaaaaaaggaaaacaataaaacacTTTACAACTGTTAGGTGCATAGTATTTAGatattttgcataattttagGATCATAATAAGTTGTTGCATAATATTAGGATTTATTTCATTTGTATTTGCATTTTAGTAGTGTGGGGCCAGGGAACTTATGATCTGGCCCACGCTCTACTAAGGCCCAGGGCCCGTGTCGAGGAGggtatttgccgaggacgaatggggaAAGGCTGAAATGCCGGgggcacagccgaggatgaccctgtcctcggcactccaagacttcAAGGGGAAGAGCAACATTTCGTTAAAGGCTGCCCCTAAAAAGCCCCCTGAAAGAGATGCGAGTAGAATGagacccacgtgggggtacagtgcgaaactggttcagggtaaatacgtcccctccgcattaaatgcactcgCCGAAGTCCtaaccatgttaatgagaaaagacgcctggacagggtgacttcgatcatcgcaactaacaaaaagcaaggagggacagctgatgggacgggtactgaAGTAGGCACCTGCTTGATCAataagtggagggctaagatcaaccaagaagggctatataatgtgaaggttgatgcACCAAGAAAAGGGCTGGGAAAAAGGGCCAAGAACTAGAGCCTCCTAGTctgcctccaggagaaagactcctcgagcgaacacgattcaattctgtatgaacaccacgaaaaaccaccgtccggtgaccaaggcctagccttttaaacccacgctctataaatgatattgtttgggcctttttacgtgcgaacccaacattattatgagtcgttacaaattgtgtccttacaattggcgccgtttgtgggaaaggcttgtgtcttggcacagATGGTGGGTTGAGACAATCCCTCACATCATTTCCAACAGTCGGAGGTAGTGTTCTAGCgaaaagttccactaggggctacgtttcttcactaggggctgcgcttcaTAGCGTCAACagcacggatggttctaggggcttggccgaggagctaatccccctaaatcgaggtcccacgccatagccgaggggttatGGTCCTCTgagtcaaacctatggggaaacctactacttaaaaactgagttttggacagaaccaaggtattgcatggtcctcggactcaaacctatggggaaaccaactacttaaatatcaagttttggacagaaccaaggtattgcatggtcctcggactcaaacctctggggaaaccaactactaaaaaactgagttttggacagaaccaaggtattgcatggtcctcgaactcaaacctatggggaaaccactacttaaaaatcaagttttggatagaaccaagttGATGCCTATGTACCTGCTGAAATAGGTCCAGACATGAGTTCAACAACCTATGGGGGCGGGCGTGCTAGTATTCTGAAACAGGGTCCTAAACATGTCATATGTGCAACTATGCATACATGTTACGATAATTAGTTCAGAAATCATAAACAGTAGTAAGTATCGACGAGGGCAACTGACAAGtgaccaaaaggaaaaaggaagaaaagaatttcatatatgtgGTCAACAGGTTCAAACTACCAGCGGACTACAAAGttttgtcaataaaaaaaaaaaaaatggaaactaGTTAATCATTAAACTGAAATCAAATACGGAGCGTAGCCGGGGTTTCTACTTCTTCAATTCTGCGTCGGCCACATCCTGGGAAGGCGGAACGGGATCAGCTTCGACGCCCTGGAGGAcagtcccttctggggaagacTGAGCAGGATTGGTGTTGGTGCTCTTGgggaccacagcaaggggaattGCCTATAGGGGTTGGGCAAGTATGGCTGGCTCTTCGGCATTAGGCATCTGAGCGCCGACCACAGGCTCAGGAACCTCTTTGGGCACCTCAGAATCCATACGCTCAGATGCTTCTATCACATCCTGAAGCTTTCCCCCTTTAAACGGCTCGCCAGGAGAGGCACCGACCTGTACAGCTTCCGACTGAGTGACCCCTCCCCCATGTTGGTCACTCACAGCCTCAGAGCTGGTGGAGGTGGCCTCATGGATGGCTgtagggtagaatatgttctccGTTTTCCACAAATCAGAcgaagcatccaccccagctcgcttcaaggcctcttcccaaactTGGAAGCAGTAAAGCCTGCATACTCTGGGAATTTGGGCTTTAAGGGAGACTTGGGTGTCAGCTACCCCCGCGTTGTAACCCTCATCCTCAGCCGTTTCCTTGGCAGCCTCAGCCTCGTTtctggcaaactcagcctccCGCTTGGCCCTCATGGCTTCGTCCAGGGCATACTCCGCCACACCTTTGTCATTCTCTGCCAAGGTCagtcttttatttaaatcaCTGATCTGCTCCTCGGCTATTTGCAACTGATCCTCGGTTTCGAGCAGACGttttgtttggtcctcggcctgtttttgggcgctaGCTAAACCTGCAGAGGCGCTATCCCTATCTCGGATAGCTTCTGTTAAGGCAGCCTTGGCCTTGGCAAGGTCGTCCTCGGAAGCTTTGAGAGTCCGCGTGGCCTCTAAGCGCTTAGAGCGTTCATTCTTGGCCGCCTTACTCTGCTTGTTCACTtcctcctccatcctataggtggcctggagagcctgtcaagggAGATAAATACATCATGAATGACAGACCGGGAGtaagagttaataaagttttagggTTCAAgagccttaccatgcccaagtacctcttcgtactgaggaaaacctcctgcatcctcattttcttcaacctAACCACGTCGATGggaagtagcatggttctccctagtgCGTCTGCCACATAACCACCatcgccatctccaaggtccctcatggacgCGGTTTCCAGCAGTGGCcccccgtggagcattggggcggGAAGCCAGGCGCTTGGCAAGGATTGGGCCTcaatcccctttcccttgccttgcGAAGATTGGGCTTCGGTCTCTTTACCCTTACTTTGGTGCCCAATCTTCAATTGTTTCGCACGTGAGGCTTCCTCCTtctccttagaaggttgggattttcccctATCCATGGTTTCCTTgcccttgggactcctctttctctttgaattaGTGCTCTCcggccgaggaggcagagctggttggggaggagcaggaagtttgAGGCGGGGGGATTGTGGTTGTGACTTTATAGAGGATGACTTAGTCTGGATAGTCTGGGGTTGAGGTGGTGGGGACGGAGCATTGGATTGCGGCGTTCCCTACGTACCCTTCCCCGGTTGACCCTCGAGGAGGTCGAATAAGCTAgtcgggggctttctcttaagTCCCATCTCGGCTTAGGAAGATGTGCCTACTGatgacaattccgcctcggacaaggctgggtcacctatatCACCAAAAGGATTCTCGGATTGGTCGGCTAGGTCAAATACCCAAATCCCTCCTTAGACTGATCTAACTTGCCTTTGTCCTCCACTTCTTGATGAGATGAAGAGAGGTCCACCAGTGGAATGCCCTCTGGGACAGATGATCCTtcggagattaaaaatcctgactcaaccacggtaatttttggaagccgagGACAGCTGTCGCTGATCACGTGCCTAGGgtcggcaaatgacttctgaagggGAGCGTACCCTAATATTTTGTGAGCagctcggacttgaccatctccgtcatttacgaaaactgccgcttgtagaacagtctccaagtccACCCGGTTAACTAAGTGAAAATGTCGTTGAAAAGCGTGTGGatctgcaaaaaaaagaaacacatgcGCATGGTTAGTTACCGAACCACATCAGATTAGAATGGCGCAAAGGGTCGACGCCCTTCCATTCcctataccccacctggttctccttctactatgggGCACAGAttgccatcatgccattcaccggagacgataaggaaatccttatttaatcccttgttggaatcagggaggcattgAATTAGTCGAACCCTttcgtctctcgtcttcatgtagtaggattttcccttcaaattttggagattatagcaccaattcacgtcatggtgggtcagtcttaaccccatcttttcgtttaaagcatccacacaacccagaatcctaaacatgttgccGGTACACTAGGTGGGGGCTAATcggaagtgcctgaggtaacccttcattaccggccccatagggattctcatacccccctctacaaaggcgaggacgggaattactaccttgcccgtttccctcttatagtgccactcccccatcttacaatgcctcagacttacgttgggaggAATCTTGTAATCGACGATGAACTTTTTCATCGCCGATTCAGTAtcgactaatttcctcagtctcaatttagCCATCTCTACgatttactaaacaaactcaaccagcgacgggagaagaaagggaaccaaagaaaaataaacccagaaaagaaaaagcacgagttactGGAGGTAAGgaacttacagaaaagaggaaagacgCTTCGGGTGGGCTTTTTGtactggagatagacttgagtttggacgaaagttcagatgaacctAGGGTATacgcgctagaactcttaagtgcaaaactgaagagacaaATCCGTTCCAAAAAACATTTAGGTTTCCTATTGAGAGTAACTGCACAAATTTTCCCACCCATAAAGGCCAAGGAATCCCCACCGTTATATCTCCATCATGCCGTAAAACGTGGGAAACACagagccgcccgcatttaatgaggccacgctTTACCTTCCAAAGTCTCcaggaacgtgtctcgggcagacgaaaagtctcgggaaccgataggtaATAAGGATTGACAGGCATTGACAGGtgtctgatgtcatcaaaaccctcctatccgtccgaggagccggatagcaggattttgagggactattgtggggccagggaACTTATGATCTGACCCACGCTCTACTaaggcccagggcccgtgccgaggagggtatttgccgaggacgaatggggaAAGGCCGAAATGCTGGGGGCACAGCTGAGGATGACTCTGTCCTCGGTACTCCAAGACTTCAAGGGGAAGAGCAACATTTCGTTGAaggctgcccccaaaaagcctcctgaaggagatgcgagtagaatgggacccacgtgggggtacggtgcgAAACTGGTTTagggtaaatacgtcccctccgcattaaatgtaCCCGCCGACGTCCtaaccatgttaatgagaaaagacgcttggacagggtgacttcaatcatcgcaactaacaaaaagtaaggagggacagctgatgggacgggtactgaagtaggcacctgcctgatcaataagtggagggctaagatcaaccaagaagggctatataatgtgaaggttgatgcACCAAGAAAAGGGCTGGGAAAAAGGGCCaagaactagagcctcccagtccgcctccaagagaaagactcatCGAGCAAACACGATTCaattctgtatgaacaccacgaaaaaccaccgtccggtgaccaaggcctagcctttcaaacccacgctctataaatgatattgtttgggcctttttatgtgcaaacccaacattattatgggtcgttacaaattgtgtccttacaagtAGGGTAAGGGAATATGTTAGTCATTTGATTGGATTTATCGAGGATATTTCATAATCAAATTTTATTCACCATTAATCAAGCATACATGAATCAAGGATCCATAAATCAAGCAACTACGCCAAGCCTAGTAGCCAAAGTAAAAATTGTgctaaacaaaaagaaatactTAAATGATATCATTTAGAGTATCATTTCATCTAAATGGTATTCATGATGAATAaactttgattttgaaatatcATCGATAGGATTGTAATGGCTAGTGGAgctctttgatttttattaagatAAGTTGTTCCTAAAATGCAAGGGTTATCTTGAATAAAAGTAGTAGTAGTTTATTGGAATAAAATCATCAGAAAAccatttatgcaaaaaaattggtTAAGGTCAAGGATTCAGGATTCCTTAGTCGatcctaatttatttttagtgtttatCCTTTAATTTCCATAAAGATTAAGATCCATACATACCAAAAACTATAActttagagggaaaaaaaaaaatccaagattACATACCAAAAGAGTCAAAAATTACCAAGAAAAGAGCCAAGAAGCTAATAGCACAACCTACAAAAGAAATCtgaacaaaaactaaatcaaCTATTTTTCAAGTAATTAATACTTCTTCCATCACAAGAATTTTAGCTAATATCAAGAACTAATTTGTACCTCTCTCCAAATTAAAACTTGAATAGAAGCCCTCTTtctctttgcttagtttgaaaattatttttgagtGAAAGTCTAAATTCTAACTCTGATGAAGACTGAAAGGAGCCATTGAACCAACTGATTTGGGTTactttcttttagtttatattaagAGCTCTTGTTGCTCTTTGGAAGAGCAAAAAATGAACATGTTGGACTAAAATGTGTTGATTTTGGCTTGGTGAGAATAGATGGTGtgcagattttatttttatgaggaGTGAACAAACGCTTGTAATGACATTTGtgtttaaggactaaaatggttGCTTTCTAATTATCTTAGATGTGTTTGGAATTCTACCAAATCTTAGGATAGTTATCTAAAATTTACCGTTGTTAATTTGGATCTGGCCCTACATCATGTTCTTTGCTAGGCGCCAATTTGAAAGAGCATAGAGAGCAATGTTTATAAATGTGCAGTCACATACGGTTCAAATACAgctatattttattgattttatcaTACTACAACACACTTACTATGAAAGTTGTGTGACTGTATGTGATGATTAAATAATGAGTAGAAGCATAAAAGAGAAAGCATGTATTAAAGGTTTACGTGGTTCAACCTGACAACCTACGTTCACAACGAAAAAACCCTTAACGAATACATATTGATATTAAGCatttgtgttacaatgaacttAATGTAAAGTTTATATACTGGAGAATACTTGACTAATCCTAAGCTAAGTGTAGACTAAACCTAAGGTTAATATGCTTATTTAACAAGTACATTGGCTTACAATTGGTTTAGGTCACTTAAACTATAATACATCTAACACTTATATAtaattatctatactattaataacatGATTCCCTGTTTGGGTTTCAACTTTTTGcgtactaaaataccctcacacaaattcttaaactctctgAACTACctctatcttttagttaaataattttaaattaaaaaacataaattggttaaaagagtaatttattgtttctaagttttagggttttccttttatcttctcTATTCAACTTAAAACTTAAGACATTATCTCTATctaattttgaatattattcCACATTACCTAATATATTTCtttgtaaaacaaaatatacacaGTTATTTATATATTGCTTTTCaacattataacactaaaccaaaaaacaaaatcaataacaaaaaatttattgtacACACAAAGTACATGTGATGAGTCTAGTAAATATATAGTGGTATAGATAACTTTCACCCGTATGTTTGCACTTACAAAGCCCACATAAAGTTAGCCAAGTTTCTACTATAATTAATGATATAGTACCGTTAAAAAAAGAGATTGATCCTCTTCTATCTAGCAACACCCTTTGGGGAGACTAATTAATGCGCGGATGtacttagagcatcc contains:
- the LOC115994897 gene encoding BTB/POZ domain-containing protein At5g66560-like gives rise to the protein MAAPEKPSSSSKGQAWFCTTGLPSDIVIEVDDMTFHLHKFPLMSKSRKLHELITEQETNAGTVQPRITEEEQGNSDGDEIEEIQCYLTLTQFPGGSETFETAAKFCYGVKIDVTSSNVAPLRCAGEFLEMTEEYSEDNLISKTERFFSQSVLKSLRDSIKALKSCEKLMPMAETLGITQRCIDSISSRASSADPALFGWPVSDAIDGGGRSSYTKQQILWNGIDGGSGYVGGGGRRKSAVSRASNAELWFEDLVLLSLPLFKRLIFAMRDTDLSPDIIESCLMFYAKKYIPGTSRSNRKPSTSSSSSSTTASEAEQKELLETIVANLPLEKSSRSSTATRFLFGLLRTANILNASEACRAALEKKIGLQLEQATLDDLLIPSYSYLNETLYDVDCVERILSHFLDGLQETNQTGEDGDNGVRSPALMLVGKLIDGYLSEIASDANLKPDKFYHLAILLPDQARLFDDGLYRAVDVYLKAHPWISESEREKICGVMDSQKLTLEACTHAAQNERLPLRAVVQVLFFEQLQLRHAIAGTLLAAETAPLESGRPSALSQLREEQEGTEVEEESEENNAGVLMAAATEESGTWRTAVRENQVLRLDMDSMRTRVHQLERECSTMKRVIEKIEKTGPAGWKGSLTRKFGCKFKTQVCDSHEPTVVDARKGRHHHHQQ